DNA from Bubalus bubalis isolate 160015118507 breed Murrah chromosome 7, NDDB_SH_1, whole genome shotgun sequence:
GAGTCCACAGAAGAAACCTTGGGGTCGGGCCTTGCCACTGCAGACGGGGGCGCTGACCTCTGCTGTGGCCAGGTGGTCCAGAACCGCACTGTCCTGCAGTGGGCCCCAGGGGACTCTTACCTGAGGGACCCCCTCCCAGGCTCGGCGGGTAGTTCAGGCCTGGCGCGTCTGTCCCGGGGACCCTCTGGCTCAGTCTGCAGGTGGGGCGTGCGGCGGTGGGCTCAGGCTGAGCTGGCCCGCGCTGGCCAGCGGGAGTGGTCTGTGCTCAGCATCTGACTGCCCAGCTTGCTGGGCTTGCAGTTAAATCATTTACTCCAGAGACTGCTGAGTCACAGGTTTCCCCAAGATGAGCGTTACCTGAGCGGCTAATCCGGGGAGTTGTTCTGTAatcagaggctcagagagtgaCAATTGTGTGGGCCTTTCCTAAGCTTCCAGCCTCCCAGGAGCGGGGCTCCAGGTGCGGACagggtggctggggtgggggcggggggcagccaGCGGGTGAGCCCTCAGCTCGGGGCGTGGGCAAGGGTGGGGGTCTGCAGGGAGGACGCGTCCCCCAGCACCATCCCAGGACGTCCTGTCTTCAGGAGGTGGGTCTGGTCTGTGCCGGAGCTGGCTGGGCCCCAGGCAGACACGGCCCGGCTTCTGCTCTGGGTCTGTGTGGAGCGCAGGCCCGCGGACTCCAGGGTTGCCGGAATCGAGATCTGATAACCAGCCGAGCATGTCCTTcctgctgggggggggggggggcaggggccTTGGGTCTGCCCTCTGGAGCCCAACCCGCTGGCTCTCAGCCAGGTGCTGACCCTGAGGGCGGGTGCCTGGCCTCACCACACTTCTGTCCGCTCCTCCAGGGTGGTGGGACCTGCCTCTCGAGGCCAGTGGGAAGGTAAACGGTCACTTTAGAGAACGACCCTCACGTCCCACACACAGTGAACTGCGGGTGCTGCTGCTCTAAAGGTTACTCAGAACCTCCCCAGTTCTCCCACCTTGAAAAGGAACAGGTGGGTGTCTGAGGGGCaacatggggagaggagcccaTCTCCTGGGCCGTGAGTGTCCTCCACCCTGGGCGCCGGGCCAGGGTCGCTGTGATGGGGCTGCAAGGCAGAGCTGGCCTGGGCCTGCTGTCCCCCGAGGCCCAGGTAGTGGAGGACGGGCAGAGATCTCTCCAGGTTCCTAACACACTCGGCCTCACTCTGGGACCTTTCCCCAGAGCCCCCTGAAAGGTGTGCCCTGTTGTCACGTCCACAGCCTGGCTGGGGAAGCCCGGGGCCCCATTTGGGGGCAAAGATGGGGGTGGAACCCCAGGATGGGCGGGGGAACGCCCGAGAGTAGGAGGTCTCCCCACACCTGCAGAAGTGGGCAGTGTGGTCAGCGCCCAGGCCCCACTGCTCAGCTCGACAGAATTCTTGCCCTTGAGGACTCCGCCAGAGCCTGGGCCACCCCAGcgcgccccccccccacccctcagtgtgccctctcccacctcagcatgccccccacacacacactgcccagAGTCCTGCCCAGGGCCCACTTGGCCCTAGCAGGGAGCTGTTTGCCCAAGGATGTGGTTTATTTACAGCAGCCACTGGCCAACAAGCAGGCAGGATGAGTCACAGCTGCCCAGGGGCAGATAAGAGTCCTCTCTGGGCTGGAGAGAGTGCAGCCACCGGGTCACAGCGCTTATCTTCCAACCCTGCTACCAGCAGTGTGGGAACTGCCACGTGGGCAGAGGTGGAGCTGGTGGCCTCAGCCTGGGGAATGGGTGCTCTACCCACCCTGGGAGTCTCCTTGGGTGGGGGTAAGGCCCAGGCTGTGCACACGGGGGTTCCTGAGTGCGTGGAGTGGCGGTGGTGGGATGTGATGGGCCAGGGAGCTggtgcagggaggggagggcaccCTGGAGGCGGGAGGGCATTCTGGGGACCGACCACGTGGGAGCACCgtgctgggggctgggtgggtggAGACACTCCGGGAGGGCTGTCCTCCGGGCTGGCCTGGCTGTCGTGGTGGTGGGGTTGGGCCTTCTACTCCCCCAGCCCCTGCATCTAAGCAAGTGAGGAGATACAGCTGAGGCTTCACTCCTGTCCTTGGCGAGACCAGCAGGACCCCCCGGGCCTGAGCCAAGTCCGTCTGCCCCCTGTGCTTGGAGGCCCGTGTTCTTCACTGTCGTCTAAGCAGGAATACAGGCACCGCCTTGGGGCCCGGGGCCTTGCTGGCTGAAGCCAACTGCAGACTTTTCTGCGTGGGCAGGAGACAGCAGGGCCCTGGCGCGTGGCTGGACCACAGAGGGCacggagggggtggggggatggccgggggtggggggtgggggtggggggacggcCCTTCGTTTGCCTCCTCCAATCCTGTGCACACAGTTGTTTAATACTGGTCCTTAAATCACCGTCTCCATAGCTGAGTTCACGTATTTGGAAAGGAGATTTGTATCCTCACGGCACGTGAGAAGAGCCAGCCCATCCTCATCTCCAGGGCGCAGCTCGCGGTTCCTCTCCCACTGCCCAGTCGCACGCAGGCCAGGCCGGAGGGCGCGCCCCGACCGGACGGTGCTTCCCGGCCTGCGTGCTGGGCGCTCTCGGCCCCGCCCCGCGCACTCGCCCACGCCGGCCCCGCGCGTCCCACCTGCATCAAGCAGGGGCAACCCGGGCTCCCGCCGCGTGCATTTCCACACATGGTCTGCCCGTCGCCCCCCTCACGAGTGCGCCCCCCACTCCGCACCGCCCCCCAAGCCGAGCAACCCCCGGCCCCACCCTGCGCCCCCGCCTGCCCGCGCATCCCTTCCCGCGCCAGCCGGGGGGCACCCCCACCCGGCGTCTCCCCACTCTTCCACAAGCGGGGCCTGGGCCCCGCCCGGCGGATGCGAGCACTCACCTGCGCGCCGCCCGCCGGGTCCTCGCGGCGCACGCGCTCGGGcagaggggcgggggtgggctcGGGGCCGTCCCGCTGGCTGCCTGCGCGATGAATGAAGCCGTTGTGCAGCCGCCGCTGTGCGCCCGCCGCGGCCCGGCCCCCTTGCAGGAGCGGAAGGCGACCCCGCCTGTGCCTCCCACCCAGGATTGGCCCCTGTGGGGCGGCAGGGTGGAGAGGAGCTGGGGCGACTGCGTCGGTGACCCCGGCCCCTGCAGGGGGTCGCTGGGCCGCTCACTGCAGCGCTGGCTCAGCCCTCTCGCTGGCTTTGATCGCTCCCATTCCTTCCCCAGTGGGGGCTGAGACGGATGGAGACCTGGGCACCAACAGGGGCCCAAGGGCCGCCCCTCCGGGATTCTGGGCCCGGGATCCCCCCAGTGTTGGGTCTTATGGTCCCCGAGGAGCAAGCGTCCCAACCCCCAGGGCATTTCCGGGGGCCGACGCCGGACGGGTCAGCGGACTCTCAGGTCCGCTCCGAGTGACGGGCTGGCATCGGCCCTGCAGCTGGGGCTGTCCTAGCGGCACCCTGCTAGCCCAGGATCAGAGCGCGGGAACAGCATTTACCCGAGGCCTGCCTCGCTCGCGGGATCCGCGGAGAGAGCCTGGCACCCGCTCCTCAGAgtcacccacccccacctgcGGGACTTTGGAACCTGCCCCCTGCCGCGCATTTAATTTTTACCCTATCGCTTAAGGTTTTTTCCGTTTGCTGCTGATTATGACCtttggaggggtggagggggcggATCACCGCAGCGCACGTGCTGTGGGTCTGGCCCCCCAGAGGCGGGAAGACCGAACCTGACGGGAGCCAGAGGCACCTGAGTGCGTGGTGGCTTGGCCTTGACTTTGTGTAGAGAAGAGTGGGGGGCCGGAGGCCCGGGAGGGAGGTGCTGACTTGCCCAAGCGTTCGCTCTCCGTCCGGGGCTCAGCGCTGGTCAGCCCAGACCGGTGTGAGACAGAACAGAGCAGGTCAGGGCAGGATTCCTCCGGACTTCACCCTCggccctccgccgccgccgccgccgccgccgccgcgcgcaGGAGGGAGCCGCTGGGGGCGAAGCTGCACCTCCCGCTCAGATCTGGACCTGCGGGCCTCAGACCCTCTCTGCTCCGCCGGCCCTGCACGCCTCGGCGTGACCACCGGGCACTGACTCCCTTTGCCAGCCCCCGAGCCGGGTTCCCCTCGGATGCTCACCGCCGCGCCACACCAGCACGGCCAAGGCCCATTTTACTCAGCTTcccccttcctgcccctgccTGCTGCAGCCGCCCCCCACCCAGGTCCTCAAGCAAAACCCCGGTGGCTGGACTCCCCTCCTAGCTCGCCCTCAGTCAGCGCGtgctgcccctcctcctcctaaATCCATCCGCTCGGCTCCCTCGTGTTACCTCCACACCACTACCCAgaactgtggttttggggtgattACGTCAGTGTGGGTTCAAAAATGGTAACGAATGTCCCACTCTGGGAGTTGATTATGGGGGCGGGGGCTGTGCCTGTAGGGTGGCAAGGGTAAATGGGAAAGTCTCTACTTCCCTCTCATTTTGCTGTGAATCCAAAGTGCgctaaaaaaaattaagcctcaaaaacatatgaaggaaaaaaaagggctCACATTGCTTCTCAGAGTGGGAAGAGGCAGGGGTGCTGTCCACGGTGCCTCTCAGAGAGGGGAGGGTGCAGGGGTACTGTCCATGGTGCCTGGAAGAGTGGGGCGGGGGCAGGTATACTgtccacagtgcctggcagaggGGGATGGGGCTGGGGTGCTGTGGCCAGGTTGTCTCTCAGAATGGGGAAAGGGCAGGGGTGCTGTGTACACAGTACCTCTCCAAGTAGAAGCAGGCAGGGGACCTGTCCATGGTACCTCTCAGAGTGGGAGGGCATGGGGTACTGTCTCCACAGTACCTCTCACAGTGGGAGGGGGGTACTGTGTCCACAGTACCTCTCACAGTGGGAGGGCGCAGGGGTGCTTTATCCACAGTACCTCTCACAGTGGGAGGGCGCAGGGGTGCTTTGTCCACAGTACCTCTCACAATGGGGGGGTGTACTGTGTCCACAGTACCTCTCAcagtgggaggggtggggttCTGTGTCCACAGTACTTCTCAcagtgggaggggtggggtgctGTGTCCACAGTACCTCTCAcagtgggaggggtggggtaCTGTGTCCACAGTACCTCTCACAGTGGGGGGGGTGCTGTGTCCACAGTATCCCACAGTAGGGGGGTGCAGGGGTCCTGTGGAGCCAGATCCAGGCCCCTGGCCCCAGGAGGTGCAGGATCTGGCAGTGCAGTGTCCTGCCAGGCCCACCACACAGCCTCCCCCTTTGCTGGGAGCTGTCTTGCTCTCCCCGCCTCCATCCTGTGGTACCTTTTCCAAAAGACATGCCTGCTCCCTCCTACTCTGAGCCCCAGGCTGTTCTGAGTTCCTGAAGGCTTGAGGGTGGGCTTCCGGTACAGACACACATGTGCGTACTAGGCTGTGAGTGACCCCTAGGCTCACACGGTTACCTTCTCAGAGGAGAAAGGCCAGCTGTGTCTGGAGCCTAGTCCTGCAGGGCACCCTGCTGATTCCCGAGCTGCTTGAGTGTGGCTGCGGTCTCAGCCCCTggcccacctccccaccctgacACTGAGCGTCATTCCACAGGGGGCTGGTCCAGCAGGGCCTGCGCTACAACTTCACCCACCTGGATCGGTACCTGGACCTTCTCAGGGAGAACCAGCTCGTCCCAGGTAAGCTGCCATGTCGCCCTGGTGCCGCTGGCCTCCCCATCTCTCCTTGGCTGGGTTCTTCTGGGTCCTCCTGGCTGCCCACTTGGGGCTGCCTCTGTGCCCGCCTGGCTGCACCAGGCAGGTGAGCGGTGGGACACCACCCTCGTTTCTGCAGGCTTCGAGCTGATGGGCAGCCCCTCTGGACGCTTCACTGACTTCGAGGACAAGCAGCAGGTGTTCGAGTGGAGGAACCTGGTCTCTCTCCTCGCCAGGAGATACATCGGTGGGCGGGGCGCATGCCCTGTGGGGACTGGGCGGGCACTCCTGGGCAGGCTGCCCTCCGTCCCACCCCCCACCTGGTTTTCTCATGAAGTCACCAAGACAGGGCCTCCTGATGGGCGAGGGACAGGGCAGGGGGGTCCAGCTCCCGGGAACCCAGACCATCCCATCACATCCAAACCTCCCAGCCATGGTTGCCCCTCCCTGGAGGGCTCCATGAGCTGGTGACACCGCCCCAGAGGAGGGGCCCTCTTGCCACAGTGAGGACCCTCTGCAGGTAGGTATGGCCTCGAGCATGTTTCCAAGTGGAATTTCGAGACGTGGAACGAGCCAGACCACCACGACTTTGACAACGTGTCCATGACCTTGCAAGGTGGGTGAGCCGGCCTTTTGGGGTCCTGCGGATCTGCGAGGGGTTGGCAGCGGGCCCCTCGGGCCCCGCGGTATGGACTCTGTGTCCTTCCCAACCAGGCTTCTTGAACTACTACGACGCCTGCTCCGAGGGTCTGAGAGCAGCCAGCCCGGCTCTGCGCCTGGGTGGCCCTGGAGACGCCTTCCACGCGCTGCCCCGCTCGCCGCTCTGCTGGGGCCTCCTGGGGCACTGTAACAACGGCAGCAACTTCTTCACCGGGGAGGTGGGCGTGCGGCTGGACTACATCGCCCTGCACAAGAAGGTAGGCTGGGGACCCCGCCCTTCCGCCCCCCCTCCACCCGCGCCCCGCCGGCGGCCCCTCGGCGGCCCTCCCGAGGTGCTCAAGCGGCCGCTCGCAGGGCGCGGGCAGCTCCATCTCCATCCTAGAGCAGGAGGCGGCAGTCGTACAGCAGATACAGCGGCTCTTCCCCAAGTTCGCTGACACCCCCATTTACAACGACGAGGCCGACCCGCTGGTGGGCTGGTCCCTGCCGCAGCCCTGGAGGGCCGACGTGACCTACGCGGCCATGGTCGTGAAGGTGGGCCCGCCCCCGGGAGCCCCGGGCGGGAGGGGCGGGTGCCCCACCGGCGCGGTCCCAGCCGCCCCGACGTCCGCAGGTCGTCGCACAGCACCAGAACCTGCTGCTGGCGAATGCCAGCTCGGCCGTCCGCTACGCGCTCCTGAGCAACGACAACGCCTTCCTGAGCTACCACCCGCACCAGTTCTCCCAGCGCACGCTCACCGCGCGCTTCCAGGTCAACGACACAAGGCCGCCGCACGTGCAGCTGCTGCGCAAGCCGGTGCTCACCGCCATGGCGCTGCTGGCCCTGCTGGGTGAGCGGCAGGCCGCTCTCTCTAGGCCAGGAgtagcctgtgcaaaggcccgaGGGCCGGCGGACCCTGCCACGGAGCGGGGAGCTCTTCTCTCGCCCCTCCCCGCCCTGTTCCTAGCTCACGGGACCAAGGGGGTTGTGGCGTGGCCGGGGACCTCCCGCGGAGGGCGAATGGTGGGAAGCCCGGCCAGGGAGGGCAGAGCGGCCAAGACCCCCGTGTTGACCGCCCCCGCGTGCCTGCAGACGGCGAGCAGCTCTGGGCCGAGGTGTCGCGGGGCGGCACGGTGCTGGACAGCAACCACACGGTGGGCGTCCTGGCCAGCGCTCACCGCCCCACTGGCCCGGCCGACGCCTGGCGCGCCACGGTGCTGGTCTACGGAAGCGATGACACCCGCGCCCACGCCAACCGCACGGTCCCCTTGATTCTCAGCCTGCACGGGGTGCCCCCGGGCCCCGGTGAGTAGGGGTCGCGGGGAGGAGACCCCGGCCCTGGGCCGGGCGGGGCCTGGAGGAGGCGAGGCGCGGCCCCAGCATCTGGCTCCGCAGAGGTCGTCTTTGTCGAGCTTTACGTGGACAACTGGCTCTGCAACCCCTACGGAGAGTGGCGGCGCCTGGGCATGCCGGTCTTCCCCTCTGCAGCGCAGTTCCGGCGCATGCGCGCGGCCGAGGtccgcggggcgggggcggggaggggcggggcggggccggggcgccTCCTGAGGTCCCAGGGTCCTGAGCGCCCGACTCTGTCCCTAGGACCCTGCGGCCGTGAAACCGCGCTCCTTCCCCAGCAGCGGCCGCCTGACGCTGCGCCCTCCGCTCGCTCTGCCCTCGCTGCTGCTGGTGCACGTGTGCGCGCGCCCCGAGGAGCCGCCGGGCCAGGCAAGCGGCCGCTCCCCTCCATCCGACCCCGCCGCCCGCCCGGGGCGCCCCGCTCCGCCAACCCTGTGCTTCGCTCCCCCAGGTGACTCGGCTCCGTGCTCTGCCCCTGACCCGCGGGCAGTTGCTTTTGGTCTGGTCGGATGAGCGTGTGGGCTCCAAGTGCGTGAGTGCGGTCACCGCCCCTACCCCTGCAGTCCACCCCGCCTCAGCCCCCAAGTCCTCCCCGCTGCAGGGCCCCAGTGCCCCTCGGACCGCCCCCGGCAGGATATGTCCCCGTCC
Protein-coding regions in this window:
- the IDUA gene encoding alpha-L-iduronidase isoform X1 produces the protein MRPPRPSVALLAVLGALWAAALVAAEAPHLVRVDAARALRPLRPFWRSTGFCPPLPHGQADRYDLSWDQQLNLAYVGAVPHGGIEQVRTHWLLDLITARGLVQQGLRYNFTHLDRYLDLLRENQLVPGFELMGSPSGRFTDFEDKQQVFEWRNLVSLLARRYIGRYGLEHVSKWNFETWNEPDHHDFDNVSMTLQGFLNYYDACSEGLRAASPALRLGGPGDAFHALPRSPLCWGLLGHCNNGSNFFTGEVGVRLDYIALHKKGAGSSISILEQEAAVVQQIQRLFPKFADTPIYNDEADPLVGWSLPQPWRADVTYAAMVVKVVAQHQNLLLANASSAVRYALLSNDNAFLSYHPHQFSQRTLTARFQVNDTRPPHVQLLRKPVLTAMALLALLDGEQLWAEVSRGGTVLDSNHTVGVLASAHRPTGPADAWRATVLVYGSDDTRAHANRTVPLILSLHGVPPGPEVVFVELYVDNWLCNPYGEWRRLGMPVFPSAAQFRRMRAAEDPAAVKPRSFPSSGRLTLRPPLALPSLLLVHVCARPEEPPGQVTRLRALPLTRGQLLLVWSDERVGSKCLWTYEIQFCPEGGVFAPISRKPSTFNLFVFSPDTAVVSGSYRVCAVDYWARPGPFSSPVRYLEASAS
- the IDUA gene encoding alpha-L-iduronidase isoform X2; translated protein: MRPPRPSVALLAVLGALWAAALVAAEAPHLVRVDAARALRPLRPFWRSTGFCPPLPHGQADRYDLSWDQQLNLAYVGAVPHGGIEQVRTHWLLDLITARGLVQQGLRYNFTHLDRYLDLLRENQLVPGFELMGSPSGRFTDFEDKQQVFEWRNLVSLLARRYIGRYGLEHVSKWNFETWNEPDHHDFDNVSMTLQGFLNYYDACSEGLRAASPALRLGGPGDAFHALPRSPLCWGLLGHCNNGSNFFTGEVGVRLDYIALHKKEAAVVQQIQRLFPKFADTPIYNDEADPLVGWSLPQPWRADVTYAAMVVKVVAQHQNLLLANASSAVRYALLSNDNAFLSYHPHQFSQRTLTARFQVNDTRPPHVQLLRKPVLTAMALLALLDGEQLWAEVSRGGTVLDSNHTVGVLASAHRPTGPADAWRATVLVYGSDDTRAHANRTVPLILSLHGVPPGPEVVFVELYVDNWLCNPYGEWRRLGMPVFPSAAQFRRMRAAEDPAAVKPRSFPSSGRLTLRPPLALPSLLLVHVCARPEEPPGQVTRLRALPLTRGQLLLVWSDERVGSKCLWTYEIQFCPEGGVFAPISRKPSTFNLFVFSPDTAVVSGSYRVCAVDYWARPGPFSSPVRYLEASAS
- the IDUA gene encoding alpha-L-iduronidase isoform X3; this translates as MGSPSGRFTDFEDKQQVFEWRNLVSLLARRYIGRYGLEHVSKWNFETWNEPDHHDFDNVSMTLQGFLNYYDACSEGLRAASPALRLGGPGDAFHALPRSPLCWGLLGHCNNGSNFFTGEVGVRLDYIALHKKGAGSSISILEQEAAVVQQIQRLFPKFADTPIYNDEADPLVGWSLPQPWRADVTYAAMVVKVVAQHQNLLLANASSAVRYALLSNDNAFLSYHPHQFSQRTLTARFQVNDTRPPHVQLLRKPVLTAMALLALLDGEQLWAEVSRGGTVLDSNHTVGVLASAHRPTGPADAWRATVLVYGSDDTRAHANRTVPLILSLHGVPPGPEVVFVELYVDNWLCNPYGEWRRLGMPVFPSAAQFRRMRAAEDPAAVKPRSFPSSGRLTLRPPLALPSLLLVHVCARPEEPPGQVTRLRALPLTRGQLLLVWSDERVGSKCLWTYEIQFCPEGGVFAPISRKPSTFNLFVFSPDTAVVSGSYRVCAVDYWARPGPFSSPVRYLEASAS